The Prevotella fusca JCM 17724 genome includes a window with the following:
- a CDS encoding helix-turn-helix domain-containing protein, translating to MSYLDYKTEDTWQKRLFDKLISVEDKLDRLLVLQDQSVDTTVRPPLKAEYLDIIDVSKILKVEQKTIYNWVWAGKIPYLKANGRLLFLREEIDEMVRKRDGW from the coding sequence ATGTCGTACTTAGATTATAAAACCGAAGACACTTGGCAAAAACGCCTGTTCGACAAGCTGATAAGCGTCGAGGATAAACTCGACCGCCTGCTTGTTCTGCAGGATCAATCTGTTGACACGACTGTCCGTCCACCATTGAAAGCCGAATACTTGGATATCATTGATGTATCCAAGATTCTCAAAGTGGAACAAAAGACCATTTACAACTGGGTTTGGGCTGGGAAAATCCCCTATCTCAAGGCTAACGGTCGATTGCTTTTCCTTCGGGAAGAGATAGATGAAATGGTACGGAAGCGAGATGGTTGGTAA
- a CDS encoding BACON domain-containing protein, producing MELKKTLYSLMLGGILLCLFSCAKEDEFELPTLVLSENNVTFDKGVGERNISVTTNQSSWVASSPQEGDWLSLVQDGNLLKVKVGENKMGTERRSYVLVNANGATGKVEVKQSAADVTLDVVPTEIYLPQTGGEKTVDVTTNSSVYDVTTSEEVSWLKIVKSEEEIKLIAGRNDSYQKREVKLYAKSGSVTREIVVSQSGIQRYILPVNPGVPQDAHKIMEYELGRGSYLREYQTAIPAYGLEEMYTFITPSPIFTLIQYCSPDGITPSQIITVGDGRKAIDAVKDKAFEKFLTDNGYVRSNSESNREYMNEKELMSLKVYISEKENNEGVNLTFNPIMKQVGEYKTFDKVPYYPLELLQKDDVKLAQVEQYEQNAGSKEEERSMNEYKDTEVSQLQYTLKGTPGPADAYGRIHIFYTTDKDGNAPAKLGSVQIGALLFKDTGLGVWKYGNKWVVTNELKKKLGEDGFSFLRSSGNTHFFVRERDHLLIAVTCVSDNNVPVLALLYNYDPSVSGAGSKAVKAQEKMVRNFLAAKKALKF from the coding sequence ATGGAATTAAAAAAGACACTTTACTCCCTAATGTTAGGTGGAATTCTTCTTTGCCTGTTCTCATGTGCAAAGGAAGATGAATTCGAGTTGCCAACACTGGTCCTTTCGGAGAACAATGTTACGTTTGACAAAGGAGTCGGTGAAAGGAACATCAGTGTGACAACGAACCAGAGCAGTTGGGTTGCATCGTCTCCACAGGAAGGCGACTGGCTCTCGCTGGTTCAGGATGGCAACCTCCTGAAAGTGAAGGTGGGAGAGAACAAGATGGGTACGGAACGCCGTAGCTACGTGCTCGTGAATGCCAATGGTGCTACCGGTAAGGTAGAGGTGAAGCAGAGTGCGGCTGACGTGACGCTTGACGTTGTTCCGACAGAAATCTATCTGCCGCAGACAGGTGGCGAAAAGACGGTTGACGTTACGACCAACTCATCAGTTTATGATGTTACAACCAGTGAGGAGGTCAGCTGGCTGAAGATAGTCAAGTCTGAGGAGGAGATAAAGCTGATAGCTGGGCGCAACGATAGCTACCAGAAGCGTGAGGTGAAGCTCTATGCCAAGAGCGGCAGCGTGACCCGTGAAATCGTCGTGTCACAGTCGGGCATACAGCGTTATATCCTTCCTGTCAACCCCGGTGTACCGCAGGATGCACACAAGATAATGGAGTATGAGCTTGGACGAGGCAGCTATCTGCGAGAGTACCAGACAGCCATACCGGCATACGGACTTGAAGAAATGTACACCTTCATTACCCCTTCGCCAATATTCACACTGATACAGTATTGCAGTCCTGACGGCATTACTCCTTCGCAGATCATCACTGTCGGCGACGGAAGGAAAGCCATAGATGCCGTCAAGGACAAGGCTTTCGAGAAGTTCCTCACTGACAATGGCTATGTGCGCAGCAACTCCGAATCAAACAGGGAGTATATGAACGAGAAGGAACTGATGTCCCTGAAGGTTTATATATCAGAGAAGGAGAACAATGAAGGCGTAAACCTTACCTTCAATCCGATTATGAAGCAGGTGGGTGAATACAAGACCTTCGACAAGGTTCCTTACTATCCGCTTGAGCTTCTGCAGAAAGATGACGTGAAGCTGGCACAGGTTGAGCAGTACGAGCAGAATGCAGGCAGCAAGGAGGAAGAACGCTCAATGAATGAATACAAGGACACGGAGGTGTCACAGTTGCAGTACACGCTGAAGGGAACTCCCGGTCCGGCAGATGCTTACGGACGTATCCACATCTTCTATACAACCGACAAGGACGGCAACGCTCCTGCGAAACTTGGAAGCGTACAGATTGGTGCATTGCTCTTCAAGGACACAGGTCTCGGTGTGTGGAAGTATGGAAACAAATGGGTCGTTACGAATGAACTCAAGAAGAAACTCGGTGAAGACGGTTTCTCTTTCCTCCGTTCTTCAGGCAATACCCACTTCTTTGTACGTGAACGCGACCACCTGCTCATAGCTGTTACATGCGTATCCGACAATAATGTTCCTGTCCTCGCATTGCTCTACAACTACGACCCGTCAGTGTCAGGTGCAGGGAGCAAGGCTGTGAAGGCGCAGGAGAAGATGGTCAGAAACTTCCTTGCAGCAAAGAAGGCTTTGAAGTTTTAG
- a CDS encoding Abi family protein, with product MRYEKKPIDTSEQVKKLCDRGLNIGDEKLASQYLYNISYYRLRAYTYPFQNNGKDANHEFLRKDISFQDVIDLYCFDRRLRSLIFNAIEKIEVALRTRIALTYSVDENDAFWFLNHKLYFHHDKFIALTHPVVGDLMKEVKRSNEDFIAHYYQKYSEPAFPPAWMTLEVVSMGTLSKLFFALDKNNPSSKTICRDLGLYNVDILKNWMHGLSSLRNTCAHHSRVWNRRFTIGLKFPYRTNYPFLSKQEAATIRDNKLFAYLSVILYLQQIISPDSSFRKSLLTLLDKSPKLVVLKDMGFPEKWREYSLWK from the coding sequence ATGAGGTACGAAAAGAAGCCCATAGACACATCTGAGCAGGTTAAAAAGCTATGCGATCGAGGACTTAATATTGGAGACGAAAAACTTGCGTCCCAATATCTTTATAACATAAGTTATTATAGATTACGAGCATACACATACCCTTTTCAAAATAATGGGAAAGATGCTAATCACGAATTTCTGAGAAAGGACATTTCTTTTCAAGATGTGATAGACCTTTATTGTTTTGATAGGCGTTTACGCTCTTTAATCTTCAATGCCATTGAAAAAATCGAGGTGGCATTAAGAACAAGAATCGCCTTAACTTATTCCGTTGATGAAAATGACGCCTTTTGGTTTCTCAATCATAAGTTATACTTTCACCACGATAAGTTTATCGCATTGACACACCCTGTTGTAGGGGATTTAATGAAAGAGGTCAAGCGAAGTAATGAGGATTTTATAGCTCATTATTATCAAAAATATAGCGAACCTGCTTTTCCGCCAGCGTGGATGACCTTAGAGGTTGTTTCTATGGGAACATTGAGTAAGTTGTTTTTTGCTTTGGACAAGAATAACCCTTCTAGTAAAACAATTTGCAGGGATTTGGGACTATACAATGTCGATATTCTGAAGAATTGGATGCATGGTTTATCGTCTTTACGCAATACTTGTGCCCATCATAGTCGTGTATGGAATCGCCGCTTTACAATAGGCTTGAAGTTTCCTTATAGAACGAATTATCCTTTCTTGTCAAAGCAAGAAGCTGCAACGATAAGGGACAATAAGTTGTTTGCCTACTTATCTGTAATTTTGTATTTGCAGCAAATAATCAGTCCTGATAGCTCATTTAGAAAGAGTTTGCTCACCCTATTGGACAAATCTCCCAAATTGGTAGTTTTGAAAGACATGGGCTTTCCTGAAAAATGGAGAGAATACTCTTTGTGGAAATAA
- a CDS encoding SMI1/KNR4 family protein → MSIESIISKIQELKDEYVSYFKPVDDADIHLYESKVPFSLPEAYLEFLRFSNGIIICGDEMLGINNQPFDLVRAYDMEHYQTAFPMPDYIVPFAPDGGGNYYCFDTSDSNRIVFWTSNYEYSATDRPEVVNHDFCDWFHEVMLEWSIDIIGSDIFKS, encoded by the coding sequence ATGAGCATCGAGAGCATAATCAGTAAAATACAGGAACTAAAGGATGAATATGTTAGTTACTTCAAGCCGGTTGATGATGCCGACATTCACCTTTATGAAAGCAAAGTGCCGTTCAGCTTGCCGGAAGCGTATCTGGAGTTTCTAAGGTTCTCAAATGGTATTATAATATGTGGCGATGAGATGCTGGGAATCAACAACCAGCCATTCGACCTTGTCAGAGCCTATGATATGGAACATTATCAGACAGCCTTCCCGATGCCCGACTATATCGTTCCCTTTGCTCCCGATGGCGGGGGAAATTACTATTGCTTTGATACCTCTGACAGTAACAGGATAGTCTTCTGGACCTCAAACTATGAATATTCTGCCACTGACAGGCCAGAGGTTGTGAACCATGACTTCTGTGATTGGTTTCATGAGGTTATGTTGGAATGGAGTATAGACATCATCGGCAGTGATATTTTCAAGTCTTAG
- a CDS encoding IS4 family transposase, with the protein MNVGRYVFSQVVKYIPRYQFDKCVKKYRGDWHVKDLTCYNQLLHLLFGQLTSCDSLRDICLCLGAHKDILYHLGFGNTVNQSSLSRANDNRDYRIYEEFGIYMINLVRPLYTRTSIPDVTIDNVLYSLDSTTISTSVKLATWALGRYNKGAVKMHTLLDLRGSIPANIHITDGRWHDSNELELTAPEPLAFYMMDKAYVDFDEFFRFHLAGAYWVTRPKDNMKYEIIGHRKDFSREDGIRGDFTIRLTQPKTHALYPEPFRAVCHYDEETCEEIVFITNNFEISAVEVSVLYRHRWDIEVFFKWIKQNIVVKTLWGYSENAVRIHLWVAVIAYLLVARIKADNKSPYTITEVATLIRVSALEKTHLRDLITKPRTSVIYNQYVKELPLFDNM; encoded by the coding sequence ATGAACGTCGGTCGATATGTGTTTTCACAAGTTGTGAAGTACATACCTCGTTATCAGTTCGACAAGTGCGTGAAGAAGTACCGTGGCGACTGGCATGTCAAGGATTTGACTTGTTACAACCAGCTTCTGCACCTTTTGTTTGGACAGCTGACGAGTTGTGATTCTCTACGGGACATCTGCCTGTGTCTTGGTGCCCACAAGGACATCCTCTACCATCTTGGATTTGGCAACACGGTCAACCAGTCATCACTTTCCCGAGCTAACGACAATCGGGATTACCGCATCTATGAGGAGTTTGGCATCTATATGATAAATCTGGTAAGACCTTTATACACAAGGACCTCGATACCAGATGTCACTATAGACAACGTACTTTACTCCCTCGATTCCACGACCATCTCCACAAGTGTCAAACTTGCGACATGGGCTTTAGGAAGATACAACAAGGGGGCGGTGAAGATGCACACTCTGCTTGACTTGCGCGGGAGCATTCCAGCAAACATCCACATCACGGATGGCAGATGGCATGACAGCAACGAACTTGAACTGACTGCGCCGGAGCCTCTTGCCTTCTATATGATGGACAAGGCCTATGTTGACTTCGATGAGTTCTTTCGCTTCCATTTGGCTGGAGCCTATTGGGTTACCAGACCGAAGGACAACATGAAATACGAGATTATTGGTCATAGAAAAGACTTCTCCCGAGAGGATGGTATTCGAGGCGACTTTACCATTCGCTTGACTCAGCCAAAGACTCATGCACTTTACCCTGAGCCTTTCAGGGCAGTCTGCCACTATGATGAGGAGACGTGTGAAGAAATAGTGTTCATCACTAACAACTTCGAGATCAGCGCAGTGGAAGTGTCCGTCCTGTATAGGCACAGATGGGACATAGAGGTGTTCTTCAAGTGGATAAAGCAGAACATTGTCGTGAAGACCTTGTGGGGGTATTCCGAGAATGCAGTCCGAATCCATCTCTGGGTTGCAGTCATCGCCTATCTGCTTGTTGCAAGAATAAAGGCGGACAACAAAAGCCCATACACCATTACGGAAGTGGCAACGCTGATAAGAGTTTCTGCTTTGGAGAAAACTCACCTCAGAGATTTAATCACTAAGCCGAGAACCTCTGTCATTTACAATCAATATGTCAAAGAACTACCTCTATTTGATAATATGTAA
- a CDS encoding bifunctional DNA primase/helicase, whose product MIEKEQILLLTQGGLNVFSHFLGFEINLHRNFRSPFYDDRRASCHIYYDRKTSSYKFYDHGDTTYSGDCFWFVATLRNLNLKTSFPEVLETIVQELRLYSLCDGEKHSSHITSAYKKTIVPTPKADMNKCTEERPYSFEIQPFDDGLLNYWAHYGIHEDTLRRFRVRSLKRYESVSTEGKKFELYSSPTEPMFAYIGNGYVKIYRPHSPKIRFLYGGRMPATYCFGMEQIPAKGDMLFITGGEKDVLSLYAHGFNAICFNSETAQIPTSIIESLQLRFRHIILLYDADETGVREAHKQSEHLVEYKVLNLSLPLSGTKSEKDISDFFALGNGAKELKELLAKMFSDLYSQTMMMLRSCEIDYENPPDISKSVVAVNGVPLGTQDNLFCITGGEGTGKSNYVGAILAGALGEKRLPIEKTLGLEITPNPKGLAVLHYDTEQSEAQLHKNLGKTLRRASLTAVPKFCHSLYLASLSRKDRLNLIRESMDLFHHRHGGIHLVVIDGIADLIRSANDETESIAIVDELYRLAGIYNTCIICVLHFVPNGIKLRGHIGSELQRKAAGILSIEKDDNPEYSVVKALKVRDGSPLDVPMMLFGWDKAEDMHVYRGEKSKEDKEKRKTDELIVVVKEAFQNSFKLTYQELCEVLMREMEIKDRTAKKYIAYMKEQRILAQDTNGNYQKGELCRT is encoded by the coding sequence ATGATAGAAAAGGAACAGATTCTTTTACTTACACAAGGAGGTCTGAATGTGTTTTCACATTTCCTTGGCTTTGAGATAAACCTTCATCGCAACTTCCGAAGTCCTTTCTATGACGACAGGCGGGCTTCCTGCCATATCTACTACGACAGGAAAACTTCTTCTTACAAATTCTATGATCATGGAGATACCACATATTCAGGGGATTGTTTCTGGTTTGTGGCAACCCTCCGTAACTTGAACCTGAAAACAAGTTTTCCCGAAGTATTGGAAACGATTGTACAAGAACTTAGATTGTACTCTTTATGTGATGGTGAAAAGCATAGCAGCCATATCACGTCAGCATATAAAAAAACTATTGTTCCCACTCCTAAGGCTGATATGAACAAGTGCACGGAAGAACGTCCATATAGTTTTGAGATACAGCCATTTGACGATGGGCTGCTGAACTATTGGGCGCATTACGGCATCCATGAGGATACACTCCGTCGCTTTCGTGTACGGAGTCTTAAACGCTATGAAAGTGTATCTACCGAAGGTAAGAAATTTGAACTTTATAGCTCACCTACGGAACCTATGTTTGCCTATATAGGAAATGGCTATGTAAAGATATACCGACCTCACAGTCCAAAAATCCGCTTTCTTTATGGTGGACGGATGCCTGCCACGTATTGCTTCGGAATGGAGCAGATTCCTGCCAAAGGAGATATGCTTTTCATTACAGGTGGTGAAAAGGATGTACTCTCATTGTATGCACACGGCTTCAATGCAATTTGTTTCAACAGTGAAACCGCACAGATACCGACAAGTATCATTGAGAGCCTTCAGCTTCGTTTTAGGCATATAATACTCTTGTATGATGCGGATGAAACAGGTGTACGGGAGGCACATAAACAGTCTGAACATCTGGTGGAATACAAGGTCTTGAACCTTTCACTTCCGCTAAGTGGTACGAAGTCTGAAAAAGACATTTCTGATTTCTTTGCCTTGGGCAACGGGGCAAAGGAACTGAAAGAGCTGCTTGCCAAGATGTTCTCAGATCTATATAGCCAAACCATGATGATGTTACGTTCCTGTGAGATTGATTATGAGAATCCACCGGACATTTCCAAATCAGTAGTAGCAGTAAACGGTGTGCCACTCGGCACACAGGATAACCTGTTCTGCATTACTGGAGGTGAGGGGACAGGCAAGAGCAACTATGTGGGTGCCATCCTTGCCGGAGCGTTGGGAGAAAAACGATTGCCGATAGAGAAGACCTTGGGATTAGAGATTACCCCCAATCCCAAAGGCTTGGCGGTCCTACACTATGACACGGAACAGTCCGAGGCACAGTTGCACAAGAACTTGGGTAAGACACTGCGTAGGGCTTCTTTGACGGCAGTACCGAAGTTTTGCCATTCTCTGTACCTTGCCTCTCTGTCTCGTAAGGACAGACTGAACCTTATCCGTGAGAGTATGGACTTGTTCCATCACAGGCATGGAGGCATCCACCTCGTGGTGATTGACGGAATAGCCGACTTGATACGTTCTGCCAACGATGAAACGGAAAGTATTGCCATTGTGGACGAGCTTTATCGCTTGGCTGGGATTTATAATACCTGTATCATCTGCGTGCTACACTTCGTACCGAATGGAATCAAACTCCGTGGGCATATCGGCTCGGAACTTCAACGAAAGGCAGCAGGGATACTCTCCATTGAGAAAGACGATAATCCCGAATACTCAGTGGTAAAGGCATTGAAAGTCCGTGACGGAAGTCCGTTGGACGTACCGATGATGCTTTTCGGCTGGGATAAGGCTGAGGACATGCACGTCTATCGTGGCGAGAAGTCTAAAGAGGACAAGGAAAAGCGCAAGACTGATGAACTCATTGTCGTTGTCAAAGAAGCCTTCCAAAATTCTTTCAAGCTCACTTACCAAGAACTTTGTGAGGTTCTGATGCGCGAAATGGAAATCAAGGACAGAACTGCAAAGAAATACATCGCCTATATGAAAGAACAACGTATCTTGGCACAAGATACCAATGGTAACTATCAAAAAGGAGAACTATGTCGTACTTAG
- a CDS encoding MerR family transcriptional regulator, translating to MEILAVESQAYQELIDRLNRIEQYVERTSNLIQDIDEELEMTTKDLIGTLNVSESTLYRWRKKQLVRYRYTEGGDVRYFFKSIVIATKCNRLRVSGMRNDEVLGRLNRFKDNLIMSSCLNPKNRQL from the coding sequence ATGGAAATACTAGCAGTAGAAAGCCAAGCCTATCAGGAACTGATAGATAGGCTCAACCGAATAGAGCAGTATGTTGAGCGCACTTCTAATCTTATCCAAGATATAGATGAAGAGCTAGAGATGACCACCAAAGACCTTATCGGGACTCTGAATGTTTCAGAGTCCACCCTTTATCGCTGGCGCAAGAAGCAGTTGGTACGGTATCGCTACACGGAGGGTGGCGATGTACGCTACTTCTTCAAGTCTATCGTGATAGCCACGAAGTGTAACCGACTCCGCGTATCAGGTATGAGAAACGATGAGGTTCTTGGGCGGCTCAACCGTTTCAAGGACAATCTCATCATGAGTTCATGTCTTAACCCTAAAAACCGACAATTATGA